In one window of Eggerthella guodeyinii DNA:
- a CDS encoding arginine deiminase, whose product MANTPLCVTSEIGALKKVVLHRPGRELANMKADEFEKCWIHDAFYLEYAQQEHDAFAQMLRDEGAEVLYMEDLLAESMDQDPRAREAFLDEYLAQAPIPDPQLAPLVREVLDDIADNRRLVAKALEGMRLRELDLADGPRTLAHLAGEGLAPDDFIVYSMPASYFSRDPIASIGGGVSLNRMYHPQRNREVPFYKTFLAYHADYAGTPFWYDNAHTAHIEGGDILNINEKTVAVGISERTEPAAIDELARNLFWGAHPSAVENVYAIKIPFGYETMHLDTVCTQIDYDKFTVYPGMYDELRAYRLRKGDQPQEVVVEELTGSLKRILEVATGLGDVSLIECGGGDSVEASREQWNDGSNTLAIAPGKVCVYERNVVTNEVLRKAGVELCVIPSEELSRGRGGPRCMSMPFVREAL is encoded by the coding sequence ATGGCGAATACGCCCCTATGCGTGACGAGCGAGATCGGCGCCCTCAAGAAGGTGGTGCTCCATCGCCCCGGCCGCGAGCTCGCGAACATGAAGGCCGACGAGTTCGAGAAGTGCTGGATCCACGATGCGTTCTATCTCGAGTACGCCCAGCAGGAGCACGACGCGTTCGCGCAGATGCTGCGCGACGAAGGTGCCGAGGTGCTGTACATGGAAGACCTGCTTGCGGAATCCATGGACCAGGATCCTCGGGCGCGCGAGGCATTTCTGGACGAGTACCTGGCCCAGGCCCCTATTCCCGACCCGCAGCTGGCTCCGCTGGTCCGCGAAGTGCTGGACGACATCGCCGACAACCGGCGCCTCGTTGCGAAGGCCCTCGAGGGCATGAGGCTGCGCGAGCTGGACCTTGCCGACGGCCCGCGCACGCTGGCCCACCTGGCGGGAGAGGGTTTGGCACCCGACGATTTCATCGTCTACTCGATGCCCGCCTCCTACTTCTCGCGCGACCCTATCGCATCCATCGGCGGCGGCGTGTCGTTGAACCGCATGTACCATCCACAACGCAATCGGGAGGTTCCGTTCTACAAGACGTTCCTCGCGTACCATGCGGACTATGCGGGAACGCCGTTTTGGTACGACAACGCCCATACGGCCCACATCGAGGGCGGCGACATCCTGAACATCAACGAGAAGACGGTTGCGGTGGGCATATCGGAGCGCACGGAGCCTGCGGCCATCGACGAGCTGGCACGCAACCTGTTCTGGGGCGCGCATCCCTCCGCCGTCGAAAACGTGTACGCCATCAAGATCCCCTTCGGCTACGAGACGATGCATCTCGACACCGTGTGCACGCAGATCGACTACGACAAGTTCACCGTGTATCCGGGCATGTACGACGAGCTGCGCGCCTACCGCTTGAGGAAGGGCGATCAGCCCCAGGAGGTCGTGGTGGAGGAGCTGACGGGATCGCTGAAGCGGATTCTGGAAGTGGCAACGGGTTTGGGCGACGTGTCGCTTATCGAATGCGGCGGCGGCGATTCGGTGGAGGCGTCGCGCGAGCAGTGGAACGACGGGTCGAACACGCTGGCCATCGCCCCGGGCAAGGTTTGCGTGTACGAGCGCAACGTGGTGACGAACGAGGTGCTTCGCAAGGCGGGCGTGGAGTTGTGCGTGATCCCGTCGGAGGAGCTTTCCCGAGGCCGTGGTGGCCCGCGCTGCATGAGCATGCCGTTCGTGCGCGAGGCCCTGTAA
- the argF gene encoding ornithine carbamoyltransferase, giving the protein MGLNLSGKSFLTLLDFSAEEIDYLLDLAEDFKGLKRAGVPHRWLEGKNIVLLFEKTSTRTRCAFEVGGMDLGMGVTYLDPGSSQMGKKESVEDTARVLGRMYDGIEYRGFEQSVVEEMAEVAGVPVWNGLTAQFHPTQALADVLTMRQEFGRDLKGRKLAFFGQVGNTAASLLVICAKLGIDFAQVGPQYAAPGNRTYDPQLLATCRELAAESGATITVTDSIEEGVQGADAVYTDVWVGMGQPDSLWKERIGLLEPYRVTESVMAQAAPDAIFMHCLPSFHDANTIVGAEVAEKFGVQEMEVEDAVFESKQSRVFQEAENRMHTIKAVMYATLR; this is encoded by the coding sequence ATGGGATTGAATCTTTCTGGCAAGAGCTTCCTCACGTTGCTGGACTTCAGCGCCGAGGAGATCGACTACCTGCTTGACCTGGCCGAGGACTTCAAGGGCCTCAAGCGTGCAGGTGTGCCGCACCGTTGGCTTGAGGGTAAGAACATCGTGCTGCTGTTCGAGAAGACGTCCACGCGCACTCGCTGCGCCTTCGAAGTGGGTGGCATGGATCTCGGCATGGGCGTGACGTACCTCGATCCGGGCAGCTCGCAGATGGGGAAGAAGGAGTCGGTGGAGGATACGGCGCGCGTGCTCGGGCGCATGTACGACGGCATCGAATACCGAGGCTTCGAACAGAGCGTTGTCGAGGAAATGGCAGAGGTTGCCGGCGTGCCGGTGTGGAACGGCTTGACCGCGCAGTTTCATCCCACCCAAGCTTTGGCCGACGTGCTGACCATGCGGCAGGAATTCGGCCGCGACTTGAAGGGCCGCAAGCTGGCCTTCTTCGGCCAAGTGGGCAACACGGCGGCGTCGCTGCTGGTCATCTGCGCAAAATTGGGCATCGATTTTGCACAGGTGGGCCCGCAGTACGCCGCCCCCGGCAACCGTACGTACGATCCTCAGCTGCTGGCTACGTGCCGGGAGCTGGCCGCGGAGAGCGGAGCGACAATCACGGTTACGGATAGCATCGAAGAAGGCGTTCAAGGTGCCGATGCGGTCTATACGGACGTATGGGTGGGAATGGGCCAGCCGGACAGCTTGTGGAAGGAGCGCATCGGTCTGCTGGAGCCCTATCGCGTGACCGAGTCGGTCATGGCGCAGGCCGCTCCGGACGCGATCTTCATGCACTGCCTGCCGTCGTTCCACGACGCGAACACTATCGTCGGCGCCGAAGTCGCCGAGAAGTTCGGCGTGCAGGAGATGGAGGTTGAGGACGCGGTCTTCGAGTCGAAGCAGTCGCGCGTGTTCCAGGAGGCCGAGAATCGCATGCACACCATCAAGGCGGTGATGTACGCAACCCTGCGATAG